Genomic window (Cellulosilyticum lentocellum DSM 5427):
CTTTTTGTAAATAGAAGGCTTAGTAAAAATAGTAGTAGAGTAAGCAGAGTACTAAAGAAAGCTCATAAGGAGGAAGTAAGTGAAATGCAAAGTTATGCACTAATTACAGGCGCTACAAGTGGGATAGGTCTAGCTTTAACTAAAATATTCTGGGATAAGGGTTATTCACTCATTTTAGTAGGAAGAAATAAACACAAGCTTGCGGCTTTGGAAAAACAATTAAAGGGAGAAAGAACGGATTTGAAGGTAGTCATCTGCAAACAAGATTTATCACAGGCAGGGGCAGGAGCGGCACTTTATTTATGGGTAAAGCAGCAGCAACTTTCAGTAGATATACTCATTAATAATGCAGGAGCTGGTTATGTAGGTGAGTTTTGTGAGTGCAGCGCTACAAAGATAGAAGAACTTATGACATTAAATATGACAAGCTTAACAGAGCTTACTTATGAATTCGCAAAAGAAATGAAAAGGAGAAGACGAGGCAAAATTTTAAATGTAGCTTCTACAGGTTCCTATCATCCAGGGGCCTATACAGCTGTTTATTATGCAACTAAAGCTTATGT
Coding sequences:
- a CDS encoding SDR family NAD(P)-dependent oxidoreductase, producing the protein MVKRLELFVNRRLSKNSSRVSRVLKKAHKEEVSEMQSYALITGATSGIGLALTKIFWDKGYSLILVGRNKHKLAALEKQLKGERTDLKVVICKQDLSQAGAGAALYLWVKQQQLSVDILINNAGAGYVGEFCECSATKIEELMTLNMTSLTELTYEFAKEMKRRRRGKILNVASTGSYHPGAYTAVYYATKAYVLSLSEALYKELKPYGVTVSSLCPGATATQFAKSAGRVDAGFAMSAEFVAKKAFEGLQKGKKVIIPGIQNKLLIKVPRSIAAYFVARYQQKLKA